A single region of the Glycine max cultivar Williams 82 chromosome 20, Glycine_max_v4.0, whole genome shotgun sequence genome encodes:
- the LOC100783874 gene encoding F-box protein At1g55000 encodes MKVYPLKDLLFSRNLTPLPMGCCCDEDDGDIFRHLMNSNFPSSSSSTSSSCTVISPMNSHFSALSSTDILRLIFENLPIIDLARASCVCRLWCSVASQRDMVTRAFVAPWKLNDVVGNPLSGSFWRDNSLAKFAISHRITRGDTVASLAVKYSVQVMDIKRLNNMMSDHGIYSRERLLIPISNPDILINRRCFIELDVYAKREVAVLYPNDVPDRRTTYVSNRISSEESNKKVLESLKRSMHVDNETAQYYWSVANGDPRAAFAEFSADLKWDWQAGHS; translated from the exons ATGAAAGTTTATCCTCTAAAAGATCTACTTTTCTCCCGTAACTTAACTCCACTTCCAATGGGTTGTTGTTGCGACGAAGACGACGGTGACATTTTCAGGCACCTCATGAATTCCAATTTCccctcttcttcctcctccacCTCTTCTTCCTGCACTGTAATCTCACCGATGAATTCTCATTTCTCTGCGCTATCCTCCACCGACATCCTCCGCCTCATCTTCGAGAACCTTCCAATCATCGATCTCGCACGTGCGAGCTGCGTGTGCCGTCTCTGGTGCTCCGTGGCCTCCCAGAGGGACATGGTAACTAGAGCCTTCGTGGCACCTTGGAAACTGAACGACGTCGTCGGCAACCCACTCTCTGGAAGCTTCTGGAGAGACAACTCCCTCGCCAAATTCGCCATCTCCCATCGCATTACGCGCGGCGACACCGTCGCCAGCCTCGCCGTCAAGTACTCCGTTCAG GTAATGGACATAAAGCGCCTGAACAACATGATGAGCGACCATGGCATATACTCAAGGGAAAGGTTATTGATCCCTATTAGTAATCCTGATATTCTTATTAACAGAAGATGCTTTATTGAGCTTGATGTCTATGCAAAACGAGAAGTAGCAGTCTTGTATCCCAATGATGTACCAGACAGGAGGACTACCTATGTTTCAAACAGAATTTCCTCAGAAGAAAGCAACAAAAAAGTGCTTGAATCCTTGAAGAGAAGCATGCATGTTGATAATGAAACTGCTCAATACTACTGGTCTGTTGCAAATGGTGATCCGAGAGCTGCTTTTGCCGAATTTTCTGCAGACCTTAAGTGGGACTGGCAAGCAGGGCATTCCTAG
- the LOC102669992 gene encoding linoleate 9S-lipoxygenase 6: MIKSCCIFASFGGVAVEDSTSPYGLRLLIEDYPFAVDGLEIWFAIKTWVKDYCSFYYKEDDTIKKDTELQSWWKEIREVGHGDKKDEPWWPKMQTCEELIQTCTIIIWIASALHAAINFGQYPYGGFPPSRPQKKELQSTMNSWQILIRLI; encoded by the exons ATGATTAAGAG TTGTTGTATCTTTGCTTCTTTCGGAGGAGTGGCTGTTGAGGACTCAACTTCCCCGTATGGCCTTCGACTATTGATTGAGGATTACCCTTTTGCGGTCGATGGGCTAGAGATCTGGTTTGCTATCAAGACATGGGTTAAGGACTACTGCTCCTTTTACTACAAGGAGGATGACACTATCAAGAAAGATACTGAACTTCAATCTTGGTGGAAGGAAATAAGAGAGGTGGGTCATGGTGACAAGAAAGATGAACCTTGGTGGCCAAAGATGCAGACATGTGAAGAGCTGATTCAGACTTGCACTATTATTATATGGATTGCCTCAGCTCTCCATGCTGCAATCAACTTTGGACAATATCCATATGGAGGCTTCCCACCAAGTCGTCCCCAGAAAAAGGAACTCCAGAGTACGATGAACTCATGGCAAATCCTGATAAGGCTTATCTGA